The following DNA comes from Streptomyces sp. Ag109_O5-10.
TCGTCTCCGACGCCCTCAACCACGCCTCCCTGATCGACGGCTGCCGGCTGGCCCGGGGCGCCACCCAGGTCGTCGGACACGCCGATCCGGACGCCGTACGCAAGGCCCTCGGGACGCACGAGGGGCCCTCCGTGGCCGTCTCCGACACGGTGTTCTCGGTCGACGGGGACGCGGCACCGCTGGCGGCGCTGGCCGAGGCGTGCCGGGAGCACGGCGCCGGGCTGCTCGTCGACGACGCCCACGGGCTCGGGGTGCTGGGGGACGGCGGGCGGGGCGCGCCGTACGCCGCCGGGCTCTCCGGGGCCGACGACGTGGTGGTCACGGCGACCCTGTCGAAGTCGCTGGGGAGCCAGGGCGGGGTGGTGCTGGGGCCGGCCCGGGTGATCGACCACCTGGTCAACGCGGCCCGGACCTTCATCTTCGACACCGGTCTGGCCCCCGCCGCGGCGGGGGCGGCGCTGGCGGCCCTGCGGCTGCTGCGCCGCGAGCCCGCGCGTGCGGCGCGGGCCCGCGAGGTGGCCGCGGAACTGCACGCACGGCTGACCGCCGCGAGTCTGGAAGCGGTGCGTCCGGACGCCGCGGTGGTCTCCGTGCGGGCCCCGTCCCCGGAGCAGGCCGTGCGGTGGGCGGCCGACTGCCGGACGGCAGGCCTGGCCGTGGGCTGTTTCCGCCCGCCGTCGGTGCCGGACGGCATCTCACGGCTCAGGCTGACCGCCCGTGCGGACCTCTCCGGGGCCGAGATCGAACGCGCTGTACGTGTGATCGGCGAGACACGACCATGAGTCGGCGGGACACGGCCGGGCCTGGCTCGCGAGCGGACAGGGAGTCGGGAACGGTTGGGTGCGAGTCTGATCGATTTCGTTCGCCTCGATCAGACTCCTCCGGGGCTGATCAGTCGGCGAGTGCCGCCGTGAAACCCGCCCAGCTCTCGGGGGAGAAGAGCAGTACGGGTCCGGCCGGAGCCTTGGAGTCGCGCACGGCGAGCAGTCCGGCCGACGGGCCGGAGCGCGGCCGTGCCGTCTCCACGCAGTTGTTCGCTCCGGTGCTGTAGCTGCTGCGCAGCCACCGCAGTCCGTGCAGATCAGCACTTGAAGGTACGTTCCGAGGCAGTGCAGTCATGGTGCCTCCTTACGCGCCGTCAGCTATTGCGGCGATGTAATCCAACGAGTCCTCGGGGAAAGGGCGTGGATCCGGAGCGTGTCGAAGGCCTCCGTGTAGGCCTGGAGGTCTTCTTTCCGCTCCAGGTAGAGGCTACTCGTCAACTGGTCGATAACAACCACGTCCAGATCAGAAGTGCTCGGAAATGAGAAGATTACGAAAGGTCCGGTGATGCCGATATGTGCTCCGGCCGCGAACGGCAGAACCTGGAGCCGTACTTGGGGCAGCCGGGCCGCCTCCATGAGCCGCTCCAGCTGCCGCGCCATCACACCGGGGCCGCCCACCTCCCGGCGCAGCACCGCCTCGTCCAGGACCGCGCTGAGCTCCAGCGGCGGATCGTTGTGCAGCACGTCCTGCCTGGCCAGGCGCACCTCCACCAGGGTGTCCAGGGAGTCGTCGGCGCGCCCGTCCATGGCCGCCCGGGTCACCGCGCGCGCGTACTCGGGGGTCTGCAGCAGCCCTGGCACGACCAGGGTCTCCAGCGTGCGCATCGTGCCTGCCTGTGACTCCAGGCTGATGAAGTCGCGGTAGGCGGGCGGCAGGACCCCGCGGTAGGCGTGCCACCAGTGGTGCCGGCCCGCCGTGTCCTCCGACCCCGCCAACACCAGCAGCAACTCCCGCAGTTGCCCCTCCGCCACGCCGTAGGCGTCCAGAAGTAACCGCACATCGGCCGGTTTCACACCGCTGGCGCCGGTCTCGATCCGGCTCACTTTCGACTGATGCCAGCCCACCAGACGGGCGGCCTCACCGCTCGTGAGGCCGGCGCCGGTGCGCAGTGTGCGCAGTTCGGCGCCCAGTTTCCGGCGGCGTACCGCGGGACCGTTCTGCATGGGCTACTCCTTACTCCTTCCGAGCCGCCCAAATACGGTCTGAGGTCGCAGAGTTCACCGCTTCGAGCGACAGATATATGCATATCTTGGTGGATCGCTCCTCGTGACCGGCCCGGTAATGGCAGTCTGGCGAAGAAGCACCAGTCCGGGACCGTACTCGAACCATCCGCTCCGTGTCGGACTCCGGTCCCGAGGAAAGGGACGACGTCGCCATGGCAGACCACCTGGAAGCATCCGTCACCCTGCCGAGCGATCCCGCCTCGGTCTCCGCCGCCCGCTCCTACGTGCTGGACACCCTCGCGGAGTGGGGGCTGCCACCGGAGACGGAGACCGCGGACACCGTGCGCCTCATCGTCTCCGAACTCGCCACCAACGCCGTGCAGCACACCTTCGGGCAGTCACCCACCTTCACCGTGGACCTCGTGCTCGACCGGGACGAACAGCTGCGCATCGGCGTCACGGACAGCCATCCGCGCTTCCCCAAGAGACTCCCCGCCGCGGTCCAGCAGGACAACGGGCGCGGCATGGTCATCATCCGCTGGCTGACCGCCGAGTGCGGCGGCAAACTGCAAGTACGACCGACCCGGGAGGGCGGCAAGACGGTGTCCATCGAACTGCCCTGGACGGTCCCCACGAGCGTCACGACGGCCGGCCAGCAGGAACCGTAGCCCTGAGTTCCTGCCGGCCGGCCGCCGTGCGAACGGGTCAGCTGACCCGGCCGTACCAGACGCTTCGCGTCCAGATCTTCTGGAGCTTGACCACGTCCCCGGTCTTCGGGGCGTGCCAGATCTTTCCCTTCCCGGCGTAGATGCCGACGTGGTACACGCTGGACCCCGAGTGGAAGAAGACCAGGTCCCCGGCCCTGCGGTTGCCGGCCGAGACGTGACGGGTCTTGTTGTACTGCTGGGCAGCCGTACGCGGCAGGGTCTTGCCCGCCTTCTTGAACGAGTACAGCGTCAGCCCGGAGCAGTCGAACCTGTTCGGTCCGGTGGCGCCCCACCTGTAGGGCGAGCCCTTCTTCGAGGCGGCGACCTGAAGTGCCTTCGTCGCCATCGTGGCGGCCGAGGCGTCGGAGGCGACACCCGGTATCACGATCGAACCGCCCACGGCGGCGATGGTCAGTGCCGAGGCCGTACCGGCCCGGGCCATCAGCGACGGAACACGATTGAGCGCAGTCATGCGCAACCCTTCGTCAGCCGCCTGTGAAGGATGACCTGTCGGATTCGGGCTGGCGAAGTTGCCCGGCCGTGTCGCCACGGCTTCACCCCAAGGGCTGCTCGGCCCGGTCATGGCGCGACCGTGCCGTCGACCCGTCGTGCTTGGGTCCTCCACTCCTGCCGATGCACTTCTGTCGACGGGTCAATCCGGGCGGCGGCAGGACTCGGCGTCCGCCCGGACCGCCCCGCCGCTGTGGCGGGGGCTTGTCGTCAGACAGGGATCTTCACTCACGTGTGTCCGAAAATCCCAACGGAACCGGGGATTTGTGGGGTTACTCACCACCCACCCGTTCGGGTGGACAGCCCTGTGTTCGATTCTTCGTCAACTCCCCTGCGTAGCCCCGGACCTGCGCGGAAGCCGCTCGCGGGCACTCGCGCGCAGGCAACCTGAGCGGCTTCCCGGGTCGGGTAAAACCACGCCGCGCTCCGCCGAACGGCGGTAACCCCTTTGGGTCGTTTCGACTCCGGCCCGCTCGTGCCGTCGACGGGCCGGACCGGAGTCCGGCGGGTGTCACCGTACGCAGTCGGGCGGGAGTACGACGCGAGCGGTCCGGCGCTCGCCGTCGAGCACCCGCAACGCGCGTGCCAGCGTGTCCCCGTGCAGCTCCGTCTCGCCCCGCAGATGCATCAGGGCCAGGGCGTCACGCAGCTCGGACGCCGCGCGCACCAGCGCCTGCGCGGCGCGCAGCCCACGGTAGGTGTCCTCGTTCCGCGCCGGATTGATCCGGCCGAGTAAATCCACCACGTCCAGATAACGGTCGATCAGCTCGCCCTCGGCGCGGGTCAGCGCGGGCAGCGGCGGAAGCTCCGGCGGCAGCATCGGCCGCTCACTCCCCGTCCGGCAGGCCGGGCAGCGTCCGGCGGGTGGGCATCACCCGGTCCACCAGTCCGTAGGCCAGCGCCTGCGGCGCGTCCAGGACCAGGTCCCGCTCCAGGTCGTGGTGCACCTGTTCGGCCGTACGTCCGGTGTGCCGGACGAGCATCGCCTCGATCATCACCCGGACCCGGTCCAACTCCGCCGCCTGGATGGCCAGATCACTCGGCTGGCCCTGTACCGGTTCCGGCAGCGACGGCTGCTGCAGCACGATGCGCGCGCCGGGCAGGACGGACCGCTTGCCCGGTGTGCCGGCCGCGAGCAGCACCGCGGCCGACGCCCCGGCCTGTCCGAGGCAGACCGTCTCCACGTCGCAGTTCACGTACTGGACCGTGTCGTAGACCGCGGCCATCGCGCTGTAGGACCCGCCCGGGGAGTTGATGTACAGCGAGATGTCCCGCTCCGGAGCCGCGTACTCCAGATACATGAGCTGGGCCATCACGTCGTTGGCCGAGACCTCGTCGACGGGCGTGCCGAGGAAGACGATCCGCTCCTCCAGCAGCTTCGAGTACGGATCCAGGGTGCGCTGCCCGGCGGCCGTGCGTTCCGTGAACTCGGGCAGGACGTAGCGGGCGGACGGTCGGATCATGGCGTACCCCTCCTCGCGACTGAGGCAGCCCGGTGGCCGGGCTCTCTGTTGAAAATGTACAGGACGTACAGATCATCGAGGGGGGATTCCGCTGTCGCCGAACAAGATGTGATGTCCGGGGTGCCCCGTAAGCTGGGTTCATGGCCTACGAGATTCCGGTGACCCAAGCCAGGGCTGAGCTCGCCGAACTGATCAACAGGGTGGTGTACGGCGGTGAGCGCGTCGTCGTGACGCGCCACGGCAAGCCGCTGGTCGCCCTCGTCTCCGCCGCCGACCTCGAACGCCTCGAAGAGCTCCCGGAACCGGCCGAGGAGCACGTGGATCATGTCGTCAGCTCGGTCTCCACGGTCCGGGAGACCACCGCAGCCGTACGTCCGGAGCGGGGCCGCTTCGGTATCGCGGCGGAGCACCGGGGGGCGGCGGGCGCCTGAAGCCGCGCCCCGTCAGGGGTGCCGGGGGTCCCCCCGGCCGAAGGCTGGAGGAGGAACCGCGCGACCAGCCCCGACGGTGCCACGGACGAAAGACCGCGCGTCGTGGCACGTTCTGAGCGCCCGGCACGTGTGAGAACGCGCGTCGTCGAGGCGGCCCGACGATCCCTGTCGCCGGCGCTCCCCGAGCGTCCGGGTGAGGGCCGTTCGGGTGGTACACCCTCCCGCGCGCCCGCCGTGGGACTCATGGCCCGGCCATGAAGTGATCAAGGTCCGGTTAACGTCGCCGAAACTCCGGCGAACTAGCCTGCCGATCCACGCCACCTGGGGTTTTCCCAGCCGGATTCGGTCCGTGAGCCCAATCCGTCGCGGTGGCCGCGGCAACCGGGCCCCGCACGGTCCGGAGCGAGGACTGTGAGGTGGGACGTGCAACTGACCCCGCACGAGCAAGAGAGGCTGCTGATCCACGTGGCGGCCGACGTGGCCGAGAAGCGCCGGGCCCGCGGGCTCCGGCTGAACCACCCCGAGGCAGTCGCCCTCATCACGTCGCACATCCTCGAAGGCGCGCGGGACGGCCGAACCGTCGCCGAACTCATGGCCTCCGGGCGCAAGCTGCTCACCAGGGACGACGTCATGGAGGGCATCCCCGAGATGATTCACGACGTCCAGGTCGAGGCGACCTTCCCGGACGGCACCAAGCTCGTCACCGTCCACGACCCGATCGTCTGAGGAGGCCGCCGATGATTCCCGGAGAGGTGCTCTTCGCCGAGGGGCCCGTCGTATTCAATGCGGGCCGTGAGGTCACCCGGCTGACCGTCCTCAACGCCGCCGACCGGCCCGTCCAGGTCGGCTCCCACTACCACTTCGCCGAGGCCAACCCCGGACTGGAGTTCGACCGCGACGCGGCCCGCGGCAAGCGGCTGAACGTCGCCGCCGGCACCGCCGTCCGCTTCGAGCCCGGCATCCCCGTCGACGTCGAACTCGTGCCGCTCACCGGCGCCCGGGTGGTCCCCGGGCTGCGGGGCGAGACCGGAGGTGCCCTCGATGCCTGAGATCTCCCGCGCCGCCTACGCCGACCTGTTCGGACCGACCACCGGTGACCGGATCCGGCTCGCCGACACCGACCTGGTCGTCGAGATCGAGGAGGATCGTTCCGGCGGCCCCGGACTCGCCGGGGACGAGGCGGTCTTCGGCGGCGGCAAGGTCATCCGCGAGTCCATGGGCCAGTCGCGTGCTACGCGCGCAGACGGCACCCCCGACACGATCATCACCGGTGCCGTGATCATCGACCACTGGGGCATCGTCAAGGCCGACATCGGCATCCGCGACGGCCGCGTCACCGGCATCGGCAAGGCCGGCAACCCCGACACCATGGACGGCGTCCACCCCGACCTGGTGATCGGCCCCGAGACCGAGGTCATCGCCGGCAACGGACGCATCCTCACTGCGGGCGGCGTCGACGCGCACGTCCACTTCATCTGCCCGCAGATCGCCGACGAGGCGCTGGCGGCCGGGATCACGACG
Coding sequences within:
- a CDS encoding C40 family peptidase, with the translated sequence MTALNRVPSLMARAGTASALTIAAVGGSIVIPGVASDASAATMATKALQVAASKKGSPYRWGATGPNRFDCSGLTLYSFKKAGKTLPRTAAQQYNKTRHVSAGNRRAGDLVFFHSGSSVYHVGIYAGKGKIWHAPKTGDVVKLQKIWTRSVWYGRVS
- a CDS encoding ATP-dependent Clp protease proteolytic subunit; amino-acid sequence: MIRPSARYVLPEFTERTAAGQRTLDPYSKLLEERIVFLGTPVDEVSANDVMAQLMYLEYAAPERDISLYINSPGGSYSAMAAVYDTVQYVNCDVETVCLGQAGASAAVLLAAGTPGKRSVLPGARIVLQQPSLPEPVQGQPSDLAIQAAELDRVRVMIEAMLVRHTGRTAEQVHHDLERDLVLDAPQALAYGLVDRVMPTRRTLPGLPDGE
- a CDS encoding 8-amino-7-oxononanoate synthase: MAFGWIDEQAEQRRRAGLVRTLRPRPADSPLLDLASNDYLGLAHHPEVAEGAAGAARTWGGGSTGSRLVTGTTELHTELERELAEFCGFEAALVFSSGYSANLAAVTTLGPHGSLIVSDALNHASLIDGCRLARGATQVVGHADPDAVRKALGTHEGPSVAVSDTVFSVDGDAAPLAALAEACREHGAGLLVDDAHGLGVLGDGGRGAPYAAGLSGADDVVVTATLSKSLGSQGGVVLGPARVIDHLVNAARTFIFDTGLAPAAAGAALAALRLLRREPARAARAREVAAELHARLTAASLEAVRPDAAVVSVRAPSPEQAVRWAADCRTAGLAVGCFRPPSVPDGISRLRLTARADLSGAEIERAVRVIGETRP
- a CDS encoding type II toxin-antitoxin system Phd/YefM family antitoxin — protein: MAYEIPVTQARAELAELINRVVYGGERVVVTRHGKPLVALVSAADLERLEELPEPAEEHVDHVVSSVSTVRETTAAVRPERGRFGIAAEHRGAAGA
- a CDS encoding urease subunit beta, with the protein product MIPGEVLFAEGPVVFNAGREVTRLTVLNAADRPVQVGSHYHFAEANPGLEFDRDAARGKRLNVAAGTAVRFEPGIPVDVELVPLTGARVVPGLRGETGGALDA
- a CDS encoding DUF397 domain-containing protein, which encodes MTALPRNVPSSADLHGLRWLRSSYSTGANNCVETARPRSGPSAGLLAVRDSKAPAGPVLLFSPESWAGFTAALAD
- a CDS encoding urease subunit gamma, yielding MQLTPHEQERLLIHVAADVAEKRRARGLRLNHPEAVALITSHILEGARDGRTVAELMASGRKLLTRDDVMEGIPEMIHDVQVEATFPDGTKLVTVHDPIV
- a CDS encoding ATP-binding protein, whose translation is MADHLEASVTLPSDPASVSAARSYVLDTLAEWGLPPETETADTVRLIVSELATNAVQHTFGQSPTFTVDLVLDRDEQLRIGVTDSHPRFPKRLPAAVQQDNGRGMVIIRWLTAECGGKLQVRPTREGGKTVSIELPWTVPTSVTTAGQQEP